The DNA segment GCGGCTGCTGTTGGGTTAACATCGAAGCGCGGACGGGTTGCTGCAAGGAGCGAACGGAACGGTCCTGAATCGGGCGATTCTGGGCCGAGACGAACACCGGACTGCAACCGATCAGAAGACCGAGTAATAGGTAACGCATATTATTATTTCGTACAGAAAAGGCTGGATGAATTAGAAGAGAAATTTGCATAACCATTCATAAACTTCGTGGAACACGACGTAACCGGCCGACTTCTTACCTGCCTGCACATCGGCGATCACTTTAGCCCCGGGACGCGGGTGCATCTTGGTCAAATCATCATTGTCAGGGATTGCCCGCATCGTGACGGTATTCCCTTCCTCTTGGTCGGGCTTGGCCCGCAGTTCAACCGATTTCGGATCGAGAACAGCATTCAGCGTCGTGTCTGGATCGGTCGCCAGGATGTATTCGACTTCAAGGCTTCCGTCCGTGCTTGCAGCAAAGGCGGCATCCAAATGGCTCATCCGTTTTTCCGGCATGTTCAGTTCGATATGCATCGGCTGAAAGAGGTCGGCAACTTCCAACAAAACCTGCCCGGTCGAAACGGGACGACTATACAAAGTCTTCTCGACATCCCAGGTCAACACTGTCCCGGCAATCGGCGAACGAATAATGAGTGCCTGGCTTTTTTCCTCCAGCAAAAGACGCTTGGATTCCAAACTTTCCAGACGAATTTCCGCTTCCGATTCTTCGCCTAACATCTGGTCGCGCTCGGTACGGCTTAGATCCTTGCTGCTGTTCATGACGCCGCGAATTCGATTCAGATCTGCCACCGAGGTATTGATCTGCCCGAGGGTTTCGACCATCTGCAGTTCCAGCTGACGGTTCTTTAATCGAATCAGTGGCTGGTTGGCTTCGACCACCGAATTGTGACCCACCAAAACTTCCATCACCTCGCCATCAATATTGGCGAATACCTGCTGACGAACGTCGGGCTCCAACGTCCCCTCCGCTTCAAGCTGCAGTTCCAGTGGAACGAAGATCAATCCCAGGATGACCGCTGCAATCAATCCAGCGACCGCCAATGTTTTGGGGAGCGTACGCGCCCGCAAAACCCAGGTCGCTCTGCCGATGGTTCGCCAGACCGGCATCAAAAATAGGTTGCTGTGAACCAGGGAATTGGCGAGGGCTCGCGTTCCGTGTTCGTATACCAAGTTGACTCGGGCACGAAACACGTCCGGTGGCAGATCGGTTTCAATCTGCTCGACAATCAAAGCGCCAATCACTTCTCCGCGATGGGCATTGTCGCGATCGACAACCCCGGCAGCACCCTGCTCTTCACGGCTAGCGTCACGCTGAGGTTCCCTGAGCGGGAGGACCGCAATGTTTCGTCCGTAGGATTGATCGACGTAGTCTTCCAATGCCTCCTCAATTTGTGGAGGGAGGTCCTCGGTTGTACCGTCATGCCAAAGGGGTTCGCCAGCGGCGATCACTCGAGTCGCTAATTTGTTTAATGAGGCCACGATATTCGAACGGTTTTCGATCGTGTCCTGACCACTAATCGCCTGGACTTTGCACTTCCGGCCTTTTTTTATCGCCACGCTAACGCGGTCGCAGCCAATCAGACGGCGACCTTCATTGGCAATGATGTACGCCGTCTCTTTGGCGTTCAGTGATTCATGAGCCGCGCGTGCAAAGGAGTCAGCTTGCTGCCAGAGAACCTGTCGATCGGTAAAGACGCGGAGCTTCTGTCCGCGTAACCATTCACTCGCCAGATCACACATCTGCTGAAGGAATTTCAAGTATCCCTTCTGGGTTTCCGGCGCCGTATCGGGGCGTTGGAAAACTTCGATCAGCCCATCAATTTTGTCATCATGCTTCAAGGGGGCAAGAACCAACAGATAGCGAGTCGGATTCCCTTCTTGCTCGCCATCGGCGGTACCGCTGTAGGGAGGCACGATCAGCGATTGGCCGCTTCGCATGACGCGATTGATCAACCGATTGTGCTGTACCGAGTCATCACTCCCCTCTTCGAGCAAGGATTGGCCAACGTTGATTTGGTATTTCAGACGGGGCTGTTGGTCTTCATCCATCAACCAAACCGCCCCCCCAACGGCTGCCAAAGCCGTGATGACGCGCTGCAGGAATTCCGGAAAGAACTCTTCCGACGTAGCGCCACTCTTCGTCAAAGCCGAGATCTCATTGACGAGAACCCGGATTTGCTGCTTGGTTTCTTCGATAGTTTGTTGATTGACCGTCATTGCTTGGTTGCTTCCCAGTACGAATGGGACAGTGCCGCTGATGAAAATGTCGTCAGTGCGGCCGGAGGACCCGAGTGAAGGCTATTAAGTTGTGGCTACAGCGGCTATAGCGAGTTCTCCAGATATCGCCAATCTCGATCGCTCGCGAAACGACCTTGCCGGTTCTATCAATCATGCACCGAAAGGTGCCGATCAAGCCACCAGCAAGAGGGTTCTCCTCAGACCAAGAAAATCGACTGTTTAAGTAAAATCCGTTTTTGCAAACCGTTTGCTCGCCTCTTTATACTTTTAGTATAGACTATCAGAACAAGGGAACCAAACATCGATTTTTTGATCTGAAAAGAAAGAAATCGCTTCAAACCACCAGTACATAGCTTTTTTTGGCCGCCGGCCTACTTATAGAGCCCAATTATCTATGACAAATCCCTCTGAATCGCTTCCTGATGCAAAGGTTCAGATGGGCCAGGTCAATCAACAGATCCACCACTATCAGCGTGCGATCCGGTTATCTATCGAGAATTACCTGCACGATTTGGCGGGCAAAACCTTTGGATCGGTAGAGGAAAACCAAGCTTTCACGCGTGAAGTCCAGCAGTGGCTAGAGAGCCACGGGCTGCGGGTTCGGTGCCCAGAATGTGGGCATCCAGCGATTTTGCGGACCTCCAAAAGCGGCAACTCGGCGGGCGGCCTGTTTGTATTCGACCACTACATCGATGGACGCAGAACATTCCATGGTGGTGGGTCGACAATTCCGAAGGTCCGCTTAATCGCCAAACCCCCCCGGCGGCCCCGCGCAGCGGCGTCCTAGATCCCAATCCGCCACGTGACGGGCTATCACTTCGATCGGAAGCAAAGAAAGATTGTCGCCTTTCGCTCCGTGAAAGCAGCTTTAAGGGAGCGTTCTTTCGCGAAGCGAAAGGCGCCTATCACTGTTCCTGTCAGCCTGGTGGTACATCGATCTACCGAATGGAGCGGAGAGACCGGTGGATTCAAAATTGCGGTTCCGATTATACATGTGGCGACCATTCGAAAGCGGAGCTGATTTTGCTAACCAGGTGCATCGTTGTTGGTCGATTCGAACTACAATCGACAATCGATGATTCATGAGTGCCTGTTTTTCCTTACCAGACAGTAGATTGCGGAGCTGTGTTAAATGAAGATTGCAATGATTGGTACCGGCTATGTCGGCCTAGTAACGGGCACCTGCTTTGCCGACAGTGGCAATGAAGTCGCTTGCGTCGACATTGACGAAACCAAAATTGCTCGACTGCGGGAGGGTAAGGTCCCCATCTACGAGCCAGGTCTGACCGAATTGGTCATCCGCAATAGCGAATCGGGTCGACTGACCTTCACAACCGACCTGAAGGCAGCGGTTTCCAGTTCACGAATCATCTACTTGGCCGTCGGCACCCCGCCCGCTGCAGACGGATCGGCCGACCTGACCGCGCTCAAGGGCGTCGTCGATGCAATGGCTCCGCACCTGACGGCGGATGCGATCGTGGTTACCAAAAGCACGGTCCCCGTCGGCACCAATCAATTCATTTATGAACGCCTAGAGGAACTGCTCGGACGACAGGTGGACGTTGCCAGCAATCCTGAGTTCCTAAAAGAGGGAGCCGCGATTGACGACTTTATGAAACCCGACCGCGTTGTCGTCGGCGTTCGTCGTCCAGAAGTGGGCGAGGTTTTAGCAGAACTCTATCGTCCTTTCTTGCGGACCGACCACCCGTTCCTAACGATGAGCCCTCAATCGGCCGAGCTAACGAAGTACGTTGCCAACGCGTTGCTGAGCACCAAAATTTCATTCATTAACGAAATGGCGAATTTGTGCGAGCACATGGGTGGGGACATCAATGACGTCCGCCGTGGAATCGGACACGATAGCCGGATCGGGTTTGCCTTCCTCTTCCCTGGCGTTGGGTATGGTGGCAGCTGTTTCCCCAAAGACGTTCGTGCACTTGCCAGCATGGCTCGCGATCAAGGCCTGAACCCGCGGATCATGGATGCCGTCGACGAGGTGAACCAACATCAGAAAACGATCCTCGTTTCCAAAATCGACCAACACTTCAAAACCGACATCGCGGGCAAACGATTTGCGATTTGGGGATTAGCCTTTAAACCGCAAACCGATGACATCCGGGAAGCCCCCGCACTGACGTTGATCGATTATTTGTTGGAAAATGGTGCCCTGCCTCAAGTCCATGATCCCGAAGCAAGCGAGAACATTCGCGCGATCTATGGCAGTAAACTAATCTATTGTGAATCGGCGATGGACGCATTAAATGGCGCCGACGCCTTGGCGATCAACACGGAATGGAAAGCCTATCACAATCCAAATTTCGAAGAGATGCGTTCACGAATGAATGGACACATCGTCTTTGATGGCCGAAATCTGTACGAACCTGAGAAAATGGTGGAGCGAGGATTCTCGTACCATAGCATTGGCCGACCGGCTGTTTATTCCGATGCCCCGCAATAAGCGACGACGTAAATCGAATGCCTGATCAATACCTGGGACCCTATCTTCTTCAAGACAAACTTGGTTCCGGTGGTATGGGATCGGTCTATCGCGCCCGGCATGCCAAAACCGGGCAGCCGGTGGCGGTCAAATTGATCGCCGAACAGGTCGCCGATTCAGAGCGTTTTCGCCGCCGGTTTTCGGTCGAAGTGGAGACCCTAAAAAAGCTGAATCATCCCAACATTGTCCGTTTGATCGGGTATGGCGAAGAACAGGGGCGATTGTTCTATTCGATGGACATCGTCGAAGGCCCCTCCTTACAGCAACACCTTCGTAAGGAAAAACGCCTGGACTGGCATGTCGTTTTACAAATCGGCATCGATATCTGTTCGGCGCTGAAGCATGCCCACGACCTGGGGGTAATCCATCGCGATCTGAAACCTGCCAACTTGCTGATGGCGCCTGACGGATCGATTCAGTTGGTCGATTTCGGGATCGCCAAAATGTTTGGCGCAGGGGACTACACCGCCGTCGGATCGGTTTTAGGAACGGCCGACTACATGGCCCCGGAACAAGCGGGCGATGGAAAAATCACCAACCGAACCGACCTGTATGCACTCGGTAGCGTGATGTACGCCTGCCTCGCCGGGCGGCCACCGTTCAATGGCAAATCGATTACAACCGTCATCGAAGCCCTCCGCCGCGATCCTCCAGTCCCGCTGGACCTGATCGTCCCCGAGACTCCAGAAGAGCTGACGGAACTAATCCATCAGCTGCTTAGCAAGGATCCGCAAGACCGCCCACCAACCGCGCTGGTGGTCGGTAACCGCTTGCGGGCGATGCGTGCCGGGCTGGAAGCGCGCGAAGTCCAAACCCACATGGATACCGCAGGACAAACTCAGATCGAGGACCCAACCGACAACGAAGAGTTAGACGTTGACGACGAATACCTGATCAAAGATGACGTCTCCCCTGTCGCGGGAACCCACGATCAACCGACCATCGATGCCACCATGCATTCAGGCGGCTCGGCGCCGCAGCGAAACCCCACACTTAAGTCACGTGGCGGGACCAATGGGAATGACAACGACGGCTTTGAAATTTCAAGCGGCCTATCCCAGTTCCAGACCGTGGCGGAAGCCGAACGGCGCCAGCGAACACTCAGCGGCACCGAATCGCATCCCGCTGCACATTGGCTATCCATCGCTGGGTTAGTCCTTCTGCTGTGTGGATTGATCGCCGGAGGGCTGTACTTGATCCGTCCCCCCACGGCCGATGATTTGTACTCAGCGATCGCCGCAGCCGACGCGACAGGCAACGTCGCGGAAAGCAAGACCGAAATTCAATCCTTCCTGCGTTTACACGGTGACGACCCGCGTGCCGATCAGGTCCGCCAGATCGCCGATGCAATGGATGTGGAAAGCACCGTACGCAAACTCCGACTGCGAGCTTTACGGTCCGGCGGGATTCAGCACCTCGATCCACCACAGCAAGCATTCCTCGCCGCGGCATTACTCCGAGAACAAGATCCCGGGGCGGCTCGTCAACAACTGCAACACTGGCTCACCGTCTATGGGCACAAAGACTTACCGACCAGTACCGAAGTCAAGCGGCTGGCAATCCTCGCTCGCAGCGAAGTGGAAGCACTGGGGAACCAGCACCAAACGAATAACGACCAACGAGCCGAGGAACTAGCGGAACTGCTAACCTGGGCGAATGACAATTTGCCACCCGAAGAACAGAAACGGTTCTACACCGGAATCATCGCACTGTACGAGGACCAAAGCTGGGCAAGCGAGCAAGTCAAGTCAGCCGAAGCGGCCCTCGGCAAACAAGAGGGTTTGGATCCGCAGATCCTAGTTCCGGCGCCCTAAGGAGGAATGGAACGCAATTGGTGGATCGAATGACGTTTGGTTTGCTCCAGCTTAGGATTGCGGGAGGTCTGAGAGGAGGACTCGGGGGATTAAGATTAAGAGTGTTGGCCGAACACTCAGTTACACCGGTGCCTTTAAAGGGCAATCAATCTGATCGGGTTGCGTTAGCATCTTGAGGCGTGGAAGACGGGAGGAAACCGTTCGAATCAAAACTTGGCGAGTCCCTATCTTCTGCAAGTCTTAATCGTAATCCTAATCTTAATCGTAATCTCCCACGGCCTAAGCACAGAGAGAGCGTTCTCCATCACCCAAGACGCTGCCGAAACCCGCTGGAAGATCCATTGATGTTGGTCCGCTTAGGGTTGCGGGAGGCCTGAGAGGAGGGCGCGGGGATTAGGATTAAGACCGAGTATGCTCACTCCGTCCCTATCGGTTCCCGCAGCTGCGGGCCGGCGATTTCCGGCCCCGTATGCGACAGCTGATTCTTTTCGTTGACAAAGATCAATCGTGGCTGATGAGCGCTTAGGTCTTCGTTCGCGACAAAAGTGTATGTCGCGACGATCACTTGATCTCCTGGGCAAATCAAATGAGCGGCGGCTCCATTGGCACAAACATCGCTGGAACCTGCTAGGCCTTGGATCGCGTACGTTTCCAGACGCGTCCCCCTGGTGACATTCCAGACATGCAACGATTCATACGGAAGAATCCCCGCCGCTTCCATCAATTCTGGTGGAAGCGTGAAGCTACCTTCGTAGGCAAGATCGGCGTGGGTGACCGTCAACCGATGCAACTTGGCGCTGAGGAGTTTTCGCATGGACATTTTTAGCTTTGAACACCGTTCTCAAATTATTGAGAACTTTCAACAATCGTTCAGCCGAGGACTTCTTTCAGCCGCTGATGGGTTTCGGGGGCCTGCAGGGCCAATTTACCAAACCCATAGATCGCCCCTTCTGCGATAGCGGCTTCCTGATGTTCTGCGTGATTGGTGACCAACATCACGGGAATCGAAGCGATTTCCGAGTCGGCTTTGATTTGGCGAATCACTTCGATGCCGTCGCTGTAGTCCTGATCCAGTTTTCGATTCACCGTGACCAAGTCGACCCGCTGAGATCTCAGCACCTTCAACGTATCCTCAGCCCCGTTGGTCTGAAGGACCTGGACGCTATACGAGGACTTCAGCATCGAACTGATTGAGTTGAAATCGGGAGAACAATTCCCGCAATCGACAACCGTTTTGGTCATGGAACTTCAAAACCTGGAGGAAAAATGATAGGAGGCGACAAACCGGTCTATTCGCTTGGTTTACCGATCGAGAACAATT comes from the Roseimaritima multifibrata genome and includes:
- a CDS encoding HlyD family efflux transporter periplasmic adaptor subunit; amino-acid sequence: MTVNQQTIEETKQQIRVLVNEISALTKSGATSEEFFPEFLQRVITALAAVGGAVWLMDEDQQPRLKYQINVGQSLLEEGSDDSVQHNRLINRVMRSGQSLIVPPYSGTADGEQEGNPTRYLLVLAPLKHDDKIDGLIEVFQRPDTAPETQKGYLKFLQQMCDLASEWLRGQKLRVFTDRQVLWQQADSFARAAHESLNAKETAYIIANEGRRLIGCDRVSVAIKKGRKCKVQAISGQDTIENRSNIVASLNKLATRVIAAGEPLWHDGTTEDLPPQIEEALEDYVDQSYGRNIAVLPLREPQRDASREEQGAAGVVDRDNAHRGEVIGALIVEQIETDLPPDVFRARVNLVYEHGTRALANSLVHSNLFLMPVWRTIGRATWVLRARTLPKTLAVAGLIAAVILGLIFVPLELQLEAEGTLEPDVRQQVFANIDGEVMEVLVGHNSVVEANQPLIRLKNRQLELQMVETLGQINTSVADLNRIRGVMNSSKDLSRTERDQMLGEESEAEIRLESLESKRLLLEEKSQALIIRSPIAGTVLTWDVEKTLYSRPVSTGQVLLEVADLFQPMHIELNMPEKRMSHLDAAFAASTDGSLEVEYILATDPDTTLNAVLDPKSVELRAKPDQEEGNTVTMRAIPDNDDLTKMHPRPGAKVIADVQAGKKSAGYVVFHEVYEWLCKFLF
- a CDS encoding UDP-glucose dehydrogenase family protein; this encodes MKIAMIGTGYVGLVTGTCFADSGNEVACVDIDETKIARLREGKVPIYEPGLTELVIRNSESGRLTFTTDLKAAVSSSRIIYLAVGTPPAADGSADLTALKGVVDAMAPHLTADAIVVTKSTVPVGTNQFIYERLEELLGRQVDVASNPEFLKEGAAIDDFMKPDRVVVGVRRPEVGEVLAELYRPFLRTDHPFLTMSPQSAELTKYVANALLSTKISFINEMANLCEHMGGDINDVRRGIGHDSRIGFAFLFPGVGYGGSCFPKDVRALASMARDQGLNPRIMDAVDEVNQHQKTILVSKIDQHFKTDIAGKRFAIWGLAFKPQTDDIREAPALTLIDYLLENGALPQVHDPEASENIRAIYGSKLIYCESAMDALNGADALAINTEWKAYHNPNFEEMRSRMNGHIVFDGRNLYEPEKMVERGFSYHSIGRPAVYSDAPQ
- a CDS encoding serine/threonine-protein kinase, producing the protein MPDQYLGPYLLQDKLGSGGMGSVYRARHAKTGQPVAVKLIAEQVADSERFRRRFSVEVETLKKLNHPNIVRLIGYGEEQGRLFYSMDIVEGPSLQQHLRKEKRLDWHVVLQIGIDICSALKHAHDLGVIHRDLKPANLLMAPDGSIQLVDFGIAKMFGAGDYTAVGSVLGTADYMAPEQAGDGKITNRTDLYALGSVMYACLAGRPPFNGKSITTVIEALRRDPPVPLDLIVPETPEELTELIHQLLSKDPQDRPPTALVVGNRLRAMRAGLEAREVQTHMDTAGQTQIEDPTDNEELDVDDEYLIKDDVSPVAGTHDQPTIDATMHSGGSAPQRNPTLKSRGGTNGNDNDGFEISSGLSQFQTVAEAERRQRTLSGTESHPAAHWLSIAGLVLLLCGLIAGGLYLIRPPTADDLYSAIAAADATGNVAESKTEIQSFLRLHGDDPRADQVRQIADAMDVESTVRKLRLRALRSGGIQHLDPPQQAFLAAALLREQDPGAARQQLQHWLTVYGHKDLPTSTEVKRLAILARSEVEALGNQHQTNNDQRAEELAELLTWANDNLPPEEQKRFYTGIIALYEDQSWASEQVKSAEAALGKQEGLDPQILVPAP
- the panD gene encoding aspartate 1-decarboxylase yields the protein MRKLLSAKLHRLTVTHADLAYEGSFTLPPELMEAAGILPYESLHVWNVTRGTRLETYAIQGLAGSSDVCANGAAAHLICPGDQVIVATYTFVANEDLSAHQPRLIFVNEKNQLSHTGPEIAGPQLREPIGTE
- a CDS encoding response regulator, which codes for MTKTVVDCGNCSPDFNSISSMLKSSYSVQVLQTNGAEDTLKVLRSQRVDLVTVNRKLDQDYSDGIEVIRQIKADSEIASIPVMLVTNHAEHQEAAIAEGAIYGFGKLALQAPETHQRLKEVLG